The uncultured Desulfobulbus sp. genome window below encodes:
- a CDS encoding ATP-binding protein: protein MKHRLLWKLLFINSVPVILVILVVIWWAIDHLAATYFMDLMKRYAIEPTEIHSMFVSSIHLSLLWASLVALLVAVGLSFLLTRRILRPLTQMAQVSDRIALGDFSPRLEVATRDELGDLSQALNHMADSLAQVEQLRKNMVADLAHELRTPLTNLCGYLEGLRDQVLSPTTETLTMLHLESLHLLRLVENLQQLARADAAEVVLNRGHLDPVRELHQLLALYRPLFAGRGIQLHEEYTVSTELYADREKLLQVLRNLLENCLHYTPNKGWVALSLREQNDHLLFSFTNSGPGIAPEDLPFIFERFFRTDRSRTRQGSGFGIGLAICKQLVAAQGGEIGAESEPGQTRIWFLLPLV, encoded by the coding sequence GTGAAGCATCGTTTGCTCTGGAAGTTGCTCTTTATCAACTCGGTGCCGGTTATCCTGGTTATCCTGGTGGTGATCTGGTGGGCGATCGATCATCTCGCAGCAACCTACTTCATGGACCTGATGAAACGCTATGCCATCGAGCCCACAGAAATCCATAGCATGTTTGTCAGTTCCATTCATCTTTCGTTATTGTGGGCCAGCCTGGTCGCCCTGCTGGTAGCTGTCGGCCTGAGCTTTCTTTTGACTCGCCGGATATTGCGTCCACTGACCCAGATGGCCCAGGTAAGTGACCGCATTGCCCTGGGCGATTTTTCCCCTCGCCTGGAGGTGGCCACTCGTGATGAACTAGGCGATCTGAGTCAGGCCCTCAATCATATGGCTGATAGTCTGGCGCAGGTGGAGCAGTTACGCAAGAACATGGTGGCGGATCTGGCCCATGAACTGCGCACACCTTTGACCAATCTCTGCGGGTATCTTGAAGGCTTACGCGATCAGGTGCTGTCGCCCACCACCGAGACCCTGACCATGCTCCACCTGGAGAGTCTGCATCTTTTGCGGCTGGTGGAGAACCTCCAGCAGTTGGCCCGAGCCGATGCCGCCGAGGTCGTGCTCAATCGCGGGCATCTTGACCCGGTCAGGGAGCTGCATCAACTGCTTGCCCTTTATCGGCCACTCTTTGCAGGGCGCGGTATTCAGCTGCACGAGGAGTACACGGTTTCAACGGAGCTGTACGCAGATCGAGAAAAATTGCTGCAGGTGCTGCGTAATCTTCTGGAAAACTGTCTGCACTACACACCAAACAAAGGGTGGGTCGCCCTTTCTTTGAGAGAGCAAAACGACCATCTTCTTTTTTCCTTCACCAACTCCGGGCCAGGCATTGCTCCGGAGGACCTGCCCTTCATCTTTGAGCGTTTTTTTCGAACCGATCGTTCCCGTACCCGCCAGGGGAGCGGTTTTGGCATTGGTCTTGCCATCTGTAAACAGCTTGTCGCTGCCCAGGGTGGGGAGATTGGAGCAGAAAGCGAGCCTGGACAGACCAGGATCTGGTTTCTGCTTCCTCTTGTTTGA
- the pstB gene encoding phosphate ABC transporter ATP-binding protein PstB, translating to MTCREVNVYYGEKHAIHDVSIDVGKNEVLAMIGPSGCGKSTFLRCLNRMNDTVASCRVTGEILLDTLDIYDKKVDVVPLRAQVGMVFQKPNPFPKSIFDNVAYGPKIHGLVSNKSELTDIVEDSLKKAGLWDEVSDRLDQPGTGLSGGQQQRLCIARAIAVRPEVILMDEPCSALDPIATATVEDLITELKTQYTIVIVTHNMQQAARVSQRTAYFHLGDLVEVGPTDRIFTNPRHQLTEDYITGRFG from the coding sequence ATGACCTGCCGGGAAGTTAATGTCTATTATGGCGAGAAACACGCCATTCACGATGTTTCAATTGATGTGGGCAAAAATGAGGTGCTTGCTATGATCGGCCCGTCGGGCTGCGGCAAGTCCACCTTTCTGCGCTGCCTCAATCGTATGAATGACACCGTGGCCAGCTGCCGGGTCACGGGTGAGATTCTCCTCGATACACTTGATATTTATGACAAAAAGGTCGACGTTGTCCCCCTGCGGGCCCAGGTGGGTATGGTTTTTCAAAAACCCAACCCCTTTCCAAAATCCATCTTTGACAACGTCGCCTATGGCCCAAAAATCCATGGCCTTGTGAGTAACAAATCTGAGCTGACCGACATCGTCGAAGATTCCCTGAAAAAAGCAGGGCTCTGGGATGAGGTCAGTGATCGCCTCGATCAACCGGGAACCGGACTCTCCGGTGGTCAACAGCAACGGCTCTGTATTGCCCGCGCCATTGCCGTTCGCCCGGAGGTCATCCTCATGGACGAGCCCTGTTCCGCCCTGGACCCCATCGCCACGGCCACGGTTGAAGATCTGATTACCGAGTTGAAAACCCAGTATACGATTGTCATCGTCACCCATAACATGCAGCAGGCTGCCCGTGTATCCCAGCGGACCGCTTACTTTCATCTGGGTGATCTGGTTGAGGTCGGCCCCACCGATCGCATTTTTACCAACCCCCGCCACCAGCTCACCGAGGATTACATCACCGGTCGATTTGGTTGA
- the msrB gene encoding peptide-methionine (R)-S-oxide reductase MsrB, producing the protein MHTWQLVTLATLTVGMVTLWAVSDHKAVAEIKQPISAETKTEQAIFAGGCFWCMEKPFEQLDGVISVVSGYSGGTTANPTYQNYGQGGHIEVVRITFDPATISYNTLLDTYWRQVNPTDGGGQFVDRGHSYTTAIFYLNEEQRQQAEASKATLAARGVFDKPIVTPILPASTFYAAEDYHQDYYQKNPIRYHFYRSQSGRDDFLERTWRDVPAQGESKEDLKARLTSLQYKVTQEEGTEPPFNNEYWNNKKPGIYVDIVSGEPLFSSTDKYDSGTGWPSFTRPLVAGNIVEHEDRSMFSVRTEVRSKGADSHLGHVFADGPAPTGLRYCINSASLRFVPVDELEKEGLGEYTSLFEK; encoded by the coding sequence ATGCATACATGGCAACTCGTTACCCTGGCAACCCTGACCGTTGGTATGGTTACGCTTTGGGCGGTCTCTGATCACAAGGCGGTGGCTGAGATCAAGCAACCTATCAGCGCCGAAACGAAAACCGAGCAGGCCATCTTTGCCGGTGGCTGCTTCTGGTGCATGGAAAAACCTTTTGAACAGCTCGATGGTGTGATTTCAGTGGTCTCGGGCTATTCAGGGGGCACCACAGCCAACCCGACCTATCAGAACTATGGGCAGGGCGGGCATATTGAAGTGGTACGTATTACCTTTGATCCGGCCACTATCAGTTACAACACCTTGCTTGATACCTACTGGCGTCAGGTCAATCCGACAGACGGTGGCGGCCAGTTTGTCGATCGCGGCCATTCCTATACCACAGCTATTTTTTATCTGAATGAGGAGCAGCGGCAGCAGGCCGAGGCATCCAAGGCCACCCTGGCAGCACGTGGGGTGTTTGACAAACCCATTGTCACCCCCATTCTTCCGGCCTCCACCTTTTATGCGGCAGAGGACTATCATCAGGATTACTATCAAAAAAATCCGATCCGTTATCATTTCTACCGCTCACAGTCAGGGCGTGATGACTTTCTGGAACGGACCTGGCGCGACGTCCCCGCACAAGGTGAAAGCAAGGAGGACCTGAAAGCACGCCTTACTTCACTGCAGTACAAAGTCACCCAGGAAGAGGGGACAGAACCGCCGTTTAACAACGAGTACTGGAACAACAAGAAACCGGGAATCTATGTGGATATCGTCTCCGGTGAGCCGCTGTTCAGCTCGACAGACAAGTACGATTCCGGAACGGGCTGGCCCAGCTTTACCCGGCCGCTTGTGGCGGGTAATATTGTCGAGCATGAGGACAGAAGTATGTTCTCGGTGCGCACCGAGGTTCGAAGCAAAGGCGCGGATTCCCATCTCGGGCATGTTTTTGCAGATGGCCCAGCTCCCACAGGGCTGCGCTACTGTATCAACTCAGCCTCCCTACGATTTGTCCCGGTTGATGAACTGGAAAAAGAGGGATTGGGGGAGTATACATCCTTGTTTGAAAAATAA
- a CDS encoding ABC transporter ATP-binding protein — MTRVEQKAPLLQIASLSHCYGSEGDRLPVFSNLTGAVRQGELICLIGRSGCGKSTLLKIIAGFLRPTSGTCLLAEQAIQGPGPDRGVVFQEDALFPWLSVKENITFGLKAGASERAAVEDLLKQVGLAGCGHQLPRTLSGGMKQRVALARVLIRSPRILLMDEPFGALDAQTREEMQSLLLQLIQERQQTVIFVTHDVQEALLLADRIWLMGQGKAGFSRELEVGLERPRDPSIPQFQEQARQLHRWLRQ, encoded by the coding sequence ATGACTCGGGTAGAACAGAAAGCGCCTCTCTTGCAGATTGCGTCATTAAGCCACTGTTATGGGAGCGAAGGCGATCGCCTGCCTGTGTTCAGTAATCTCACAGGAGCGGTGCGCCAAGGGGAGTTGATCTGTCTCATCGGGCGTTCGGGCTGCGGTAAGTCGACTTTGCTGAAGATTATAGCCGGCTTTCTGCGGCCAACAAGCGGGACCTGCCTGCTGGCGGAGCAGGCCATTCAAGGGCCTGGGCCCGATCGGGGAGTGGTCTTTCAGGAGGACGCGCTCTTTCCCTGGCTGAGCGTGAAAGAAAATATCACCTTTGGTCTGAAAGCAGGAGCCAGCGAGCGGGCGGCAGTGGAGGACTTGCTTAAGCAGGTTGGGCTTGCAGGCTGCGGACACCAGTTGCCCCGAACCCTCTCCGGCGGGATGAAACAGCGGGTGGCCTTAGCCAGGGTGCTGATTCGTTCGCCCCGTATTTTGCTTATGGATGAGCCCTTTGGCGCGCTGGATGCGCAGACCCGTGAAGAGATGCAATCCTTGCTGCTGCAGTTGATCCAGGAGCGGCAGCAGACGGTCATTTTTGTGACCCATGATGTGCAGGAGGCCTTGCTCCTGGCAGATCGCATCTGGTTGATGGGGCAAGGGAAGGCTGGCTTCTCCCGTGAACTGGAGGTGGGGCTGGAACGCCCCCGTGATCCCTCAATCCCGCAATTTCAAGAGCAGGCCAGGCAACTCCATCGTTGGCTCAGGCAATGA
- a CDS encoding TIGR04282 family arsenosugar biosynthesis glycosyltransferase, whose amino-acid sequence MVESTAMMDAMVGLMVRIPVPGAVKTRLIPRLGPSGACRLYQAMVEDILVQIKLAGLPLTLFFTGGELHQLPAAWQAQAISCEHQQGRDLGARMDHALALCHQRASRVILIGSDIPDMTCEVLLQAVEALKNSLLVLTPARDGGYCLLGTGKEAQVGAILSDMVWSTDQVLQETLRRLRLAGHPFELLPQLRDMDTAEDLAEYTNNPHPEALMTNRVLADFTSAL is encoded by the coding sequence ATGGTGGAGAGCACGGCGATGATGGATGCCATGGTTGGACTGATGGTTCGGATACCTGTTCCCGGTGCGGTGAAGACCAGGCTCATTCCACGGTTGGGGCCTTCAGGAGCCTGCCGCCTTTACCAGGCCATGGTCGAGGACATCCTGGTGCAGATTAAACTGGCGGGACTTCCCCTGACCCTGTTCTTTACCGGAGGTGAGTTACACCAGCTGCCTGCAGCATGGCAGGCGCAGGCTATATCCTGTGAGCACCAGCAGGGGCGGGATCTGGGCGCACGCATGGACCACGCTTTGGCTCTTTGTCACCAGCGAGCCAGCCGAGTGATTTTGATTGGGAGTGATATTCCGGATATGACCTGCGAAGTCCTGCTGCAGGCAGTTGAGGCATTGAAAAACAGTTTGCTGGTCCTGACTCCAGCCAGGGACGGAGGCTACTGCCTACTGGGCACAGGCAAAGAGGCTCAGGTAGGAGCAATACTTTCAGACATGGTTTGGAGTACGGATCAAGTGCTCCAGGAAACCCTGCGCCGCCTGCGTTTGGCAGGACATCCGTTTGAACTATTACCTCAACTGCGGGATATGGATACCGCTGAAGATCTGGCCGAGTATACAAACAATCCTCATCCTGAAGCCTTGATGACCAATAGGGTCCTTGCCGATTTTACAAGCGCTCTTTAA
- a CDS encoding TVP38/TMEM64 family protein → MKIQKILLLGGASLALLLFFVFDLDRFLTLESLKANRELLQQGADTHPLAAPLLFMALYIAQTAFSLPGATILSLSAGLLFGSLAGTLYAVVGATIGATLAFLVARYLLHETVQQRFGARLERINQELDQRGFNYLLFLRLVPLFPFFLINLAAGLTRLPLRTFSLATMLGIIPGGFVYVNAGAGLGSINTLSDVASARVLGSFILLGLFALIPVAWQKLKGRSASSMRQ, encoded by the coding sequence ATGAAGATCCAAAAAATACTGCTTCTTGGGGGCGCTTCCCTGGCTCTGCTGCTCTTTTTTGTTTTTGATCTGGATCGATTTTTAACGCTTGAATCCCTGAAAGCAAACCGGGAACTGCTGCAGCAGGGTGCCGATACCCATCCTCTGGCCGCACCTCTGCTATTCATGGCCCTCTATATCGCCCAGACCGCTTTTTCCCTGCCCGGGGCTACGATCCTCTCACTCTCTGCGGGGCTGCTTTTTGGCTCCCTTGCCGGCACGCTCTACGCAGTGGTTGGTGCAACCATCGGGGCAACGCTCGCCTTTCTTGTTGCCCGTTATCTGCTCCATGAGACGGTTCAGCAGCGCTTTGGGGCGCGGCTTGAACGCATCAATCAGGAGCTGGATCAGCGGGGCTTCAATTACCTGCTCTTTTTGCGGCTGGTACCACTTTTTCCTTTTTTTCTCATCAATTTAGCTGCAGGTTTGACCCGTTTACCATTGCGGACCTTTTCCCTGGCTACTATGTTGGGCATCATTCCCGGCGGATTTGTTTACGTCAACGCCGGGGCGGGCCTGGGATCCATTAACACGCTCTCAGACGTGGCCTCTGCAAGAGTCCTGGGCTCCTTTATTCTTTTAGGACTGTTTGCCCTTATCCCCGTAGCCTGGCAGAAGTTGAAAGGACGTTCTGCCAGTTCGATGCGTCAGTAA
- a CDS encoding MASE3 domain-containing protein translates to MASFYAPSNKQQKIITSVVLLSTFASLYATTFVNYLLFHALAEIFSIVVAFSIFVVARNSERYIRNAYLLFVGIAYLFIGFLDLLHTLSYKGMPIFTDYDYYANQLWIGARYMESLTLLVAFAFLGRKRLPRVELVFSTYLVLTALLVASIFSWKLFPVCFIEGQGLTPFKKFSEYIICIILAASLYLLQSHRANFELKIFKILFASIVCTIISELAFTFYINNYGLSNLIGHYFKIFSFLLLYVAIIKTGIEQPYELIFRELTETNQNLEAEISWRKRMQKQNEGLIISLQKALDDIQTLEGILPVCMYCKKVRDDSESGPGEGPWMRMEEFLYQKSGTALSHGCCPDCYEKLKERL, encoded by the coding sequence ATGGCATCATTTTATGCTCCGTCCAACAAGCAGCAGAAAATCATCACTTCTGTTGTTCTTCTGTCTACCTTTGCCAGCCTCTACGCCACCACCTTTGTCAACTACCTGCTCTTTCATGCCCTGGCCGAGATTTTCAGCATCGTGGTCGCCTTTTCAATTTTTGTCGTTGCCCGCAATTCAGAACGATACATTCGCAACGCCTACCTGCTCTTTGTCGGTATCGCCTATCTCTTCATTGGCTTTCTCGACCTGCTTCATACCCTCTCCTACAAAGGGATGCCCATATTCACCGACTATGACTATTATGCCAACCAACTCTGGATTGGTGCACGGTACATGGAGAGTCTTACCCTGTTGGTGGCGTTTGCCTTTCTTGGCAGAAAAAGGCTGCCTAGAGTCGAGCTGGTCTTCAGCACCTATCTGGTGCTCACCGCTCTTTTAGTCGCCTCTATCTTCTCCTGGAAACTCTTTCCTGTCTGTTTTATCGAAGGCCAGGGCCTCACGCCCTTCAAAAAATTCAGTGAATATATCATCTGTATCATTCTTGCGGCATCTCTGTACCTCCTGCAGAGCCATCGCGCAAATTTTGAGTTGAAAATATTTAAAATCCTCTTCGCTTCCATCGTCTGCACCATAATCTCCGAGCTGGCCTTTACCTTCTATATCAATAACTACGGGCTCTCAAATCTCATTGGTCACTATTTTAAAATTTTCTCTTTTCTTCTGTTATACGTAGCTATCATCAAAACCGGTATTGAACAGCCCTACGAACTCATCTTTCGAGAGCTCACCGAGACCAATCAAAATCTGGAAGCCGAGATCTCCTGGCGCAAACGCATGCAAAAGCAAAACGAGGGGCTGATCATCAGCCTGCAAAAGGCGCTTGACGATATTCAAACCCTGGAGGGGATCCTTCCGGTCTGCATGTACTGCAAGAAGGTCCGCGATGACAGTGAGAGCGGGCCCGGAGAAGGCCCCTGGATGCGGATGGAAGAGTTTTTATATCAGAAAAGCGGGACAGCCCTCTCCCATGGCTGCTGCCCGGATTGTTATGAAAAACTTAAAGAGCGCTTGTAA
- a CDS encoding NrtA/SsuA/CpmA family ABC transporter substrate-binding protein: MLRDLGCWFVLLCLSLLSWQEPALAADYRVGTWKTAQTIQPFFYQESLAQGNTARVFAFTNPADQKTALLAGSLDMTGTTLAHAIRSAVMGQPVVVVAALCNKCSALVVKEDGDIQAINDLKGKKIGYVPGTMHEILLREALTRNGLSPQNDVQLVRVDFFDMGTALAKGSIDAFLSGEPFPTMAVAKGYGRILAYPYFGESVGTINAGMLVKRNLIEENPQAVQELVMAHSRATIRLNQDRETWLARAATFGTPRGLLDQAVENMELAWFMDEHYIQQAKALGARMQALGVIDHQPDYAQLFDLRFVRQAQQELGQ; the protein is encoded by the coding sequence ATGCTGCGTGATCTCGGTTGTTGGTTCGTTCTGCTGTGCCTTTCCCTGCTGAGCTGGCAAGAGCCAGCTTTGGCTGCGGACTATCGTGTGGGGACCTGGAAAACAGCGCAAACCATTCAGCCCTTTTTCTATCAGGAGTCTCTTGCCCAGGGGAATACAGCTCGGGTCTTTGCCTTCACCAACCCGGCCGATCAGAAGACCGCACTTTTGGCAGGCAGCCTGGATATGACCGGCACAACCCTGGCACACGCCATCCGTTCAGCGGTCATGGGACAACCGGTGGTCGTGGTTGCGGCCTTGTGTAACAAATGTTCGGCGCTGGTGGTCAAGGAAGACGGGGATATTCAGGCGATTAATGATCTGAAGGGAAAGAAAATTGGCTATGTTCCCGGAACCATGCATGAGATTCTCTTGCGTGAGGCCTTAACGCGCAATGGCCTCTCACCACAAAATGACGTGCAGCTGGTGCGAGTGGATTTTTTTGATATGGGCACAGCCCTGGCCAAGGGGAGCATTGACGCATTCCTCTCCGGTGAACCCTTTCCCACCATGGCGGTGGCCAAAGGCTACGGGCGCATTCTTGCCTATCCCTACTTTGGTGAGTCTGTGGGCACAATCAATGCCGGTATGCTGGTGAAGCGGAATCTGATTGAGGAAAATCCTCAGGCCGTGCAGGAACTGGTCATGGCGCATTCTCGTGCAACCATCCGTCTCAACCAGGACCGTGAAACCTGGCTGGCACGCGCAGCGACCTTTGGTACCCCACGGGGCCTTCTTGACCAGGCTGTGGAGAATATGGAGCTTGCCTGGTTCATGGATGAGCACTATATCCAGCAGGCCAAAGCTCTGGGGGCACGTATGCAGGCCCTTGGTGTCATTGACCACCAGCCCGATTACGCCCAACTCTTTGATCTGCGCTTTGTCCGCCAGGCCCAGCAAGAGCTGGGCCAGTAA
- a CDS encoding ABC transporter permease, whose translation MERRTRPRQQLPGSFLLGLILPLLLLGAWEGVSRWNLVPAYLLPSPEQVLLTAKSYIFDAPGTGPYSGRFWGDLWASLVRVFFGFSLAALCALPLGLCSGRIERVNILFSGLVNGVRAVPGICWLPLAMIWFGIGLKTTVFLVALAAFFPIYQNTLTGASLVAPVYLQAGAMLGVSPMGRVFAIIVPMAMPNIIAGLRLGLGIAWAYLVLGELTGVPNGLGAVIMDARMLGQTDLIVVGIFLIALIGKLCDSLLVLSLRLFFKSARRI comes from the coding sequence ATGGAAAGAAGAACGCGCCCGCGGCAGCAGTTGCCCGGCTCGTTCCTGTTGGGGCTTATCCTCCCTCTGCTTTTGCTTGGTGCCTGGGAAGGGGTGAGTCGATGGAACCTGGTGCCCGCGTACCTGCTGCCATCACCTGAACAGGTTCTGCTGACCGCGAAATCCTACATCTTTGACGCACCCGGTACGGGGCCCTACAGTGGCCGATTCTGGGGAGACCTTTGGGCTTCTCTTGTGCGGGTCTTTTTCGGATTTTCCCTGGCGGCCCTCTGCGCTCTCCCCCTTGGGCTCTGTTCCGGACGGATTGAACGGGTGAACATCCTGTTCAGTGGGCTGGTCAATGGAGTACGTGCGGTTCCCGGTATCTGCTGGCTGCCGCTGGCCATGATCTGGTTCGGCATTGGCTTGAAAACCACGGTTTTTCTCGTGGCCCTGGCCGCCTTTTTTCCCATCTATCAGAATACCCTCACCGGTGCTTCTCTGGTGGCCCCGGTGTACCTCCAAGCCGGTGCCATGCTCGGCGTTTCACCCATGGGCCGTGTGTTTGCCATCATTGTTCCCATGGCCATGCCCAATATCATAGCCGGGCTGCGCTTGGGGTTGGGCATCGCCTGGGCCTACCTGGTTTTAGGGGAGCTCACCGGCGTACCCAATGGGTTGGGTGCTGTGATTATGGACGCGCGTATGCTCGGTCAGACCGATCTTATAGTGGTCGGCATCTTTTTAATTGCTCTTATCGGTAAACTCTGCGATTCCCTCCTGGTGCTGAGTTTACGCCTCTTCTTTAAAAGCGCGCGAAGAATATGA
- a CDS encoding mercuric reductase, producing MENLVLPNDVYNASLVQQVHPADWENPLPQGRYNLVVIGGGTAGLVTAAGAAGLGAKVALIERHLLGGDCLNTGCVPSKALLAAGRAFYDARNSQGFGLRGQEGLSIDFPAVMERMRHLRSSISHHDSAQRFRELGVDVYLGQASFVDAASVEVAGTRLHFDRAALCTGGRAAVPATPGLAQAGFLTNETVFSLTSLPQQLAIIGGGPIGCELAQAFARFGAQVHLIQRGPRVLPRDEADGALVVQEQFCKEGISLHLQTQLERVEQGTGAQKRLLLMEPEGETVLEVEEILVAAGRLPNLEGLNLERAGVAADPSGVSVDDQLRTTNKRIFAAGDICSNKKFTHLADAQARMLLSNALFFTRQKSSKLIVPHCTYTDPEVAQVGMTAQEAQAQGIEVESYTVPFESVDRALLDDESQGFARVHLHKGSDTIVGATIVGRHAGELISELTLAMTANKGLGTVGRTIHPYPTRAEVLRKLADAYNKTRLTGPVKKLFSAWFGWRRNR from the coding sequence ATGGAAAACCTTGTTCTCCCCAATGATGTCTATAACGCGAGCCTGGTACAACAGGTCCACCCTGCGGATTGGGAGAATCCCCTTCCGCAGGGGCGCTATAACCTGGTGGTTATCGGAGGTGGGACGGCAGGTCTGGTTACCGCCGCAGGCGCAGCGGGGCTGGGAGCCAAGGTGGCGCTCATCGAACGCCACCTGCTTGGCGGTGACTGTCTCAATACCGGTTGTGTCCCTTCAAAGGCTCTGCTTGCCGCAGGACGTGCCTTCTACGATGCCCGCAACAGCCAAGGCTTCGGCCTGCGTGGTCAGGAGGGGCTGAGTATTGATTTTCCGGCAGTGATGGAGCGGATGCGACATCTGCGCTCAAGTATCAGTCATCATGATTCAGCCCAGCGATTTCGTGAGCTGGGCGTGGATGTCTATCTGGGGCAGGCCAGCTTTGTCGATGCGGCTTCTGTCGAGGTTGCAGGGACCAGACTCCACTTTGATCGCGCCGCGCTCTGTACCGGGGGGAGGGCCGCAGTGCCTGCCACACCAGGGCTTGCCCAGGCGGGCTTCCTCACCAATGAAACCGTCTTTTCTCTCACCAGCCTTCCCCAGCAACTGGCGATCATCGGAGGCGGGCCGATCGGCTGTGAGTTGGCCCAGGCCTTTGCCCGATTTGGTGCCCAGGTCCACCTGATTCAACGCGGTCCCCGTGTATTGCCCCGGGATGAAGCAGATGGAGCCCTTGTGGTCCAGGAGCAGTTTTGCAAGGAAGGGATTTCCCTGCATCTGCAAACGCAGCTGGAGCGGGTTGAGCAGGGAACGGGGGCGCAGAAACGGTTACTGCTGATGGAACCAGAAGGAGAAACGGTGCTCGAGGTCGAGGAGATCCTCGTTGCAGCTGGCCGGCTACCGAACCTGGAGGGGCTGAATCTGGAGCGGGCAGGGGTAGCCGCTGATCCGTCTGGGGTCAGCGTTGATGATCAGCTGCGGACCACCAACAAGCGCATCTTTGCTGCCGGTGATATCTGCTCAAATAAAAAATTTACCCATCTGGCGGATGCCCAGGCACGGATGCTTCTTTCCAATGCCCTGTTTTTCACCCGCCAGAAATCCTCCAAACTGATTGTCCCCCACTGTACCTATACAGATCCGGAGGTCGCTCAGGTAGGGATGACGGCTCAGGAGGCGCAGGCGCAGGGGATTGAAGTCGAGAGCTATACCGTTCCCTTTGAAAGTGTTGATCGGGCGCTGTTGGATGACGAGTCGCAGGGATTTGCCCGGGTACATCTCCATAAAGGCAGTGATACCATTGTCGGGGCGACCATCGTTGGGCGGCATGCGGGGGAGCTCATCAGCGAGCTGACCCTGGCCATGACCGCCAACAAAGGGCTGGGTACAGTTGGCCGTACCATCCATCCCTACCCCACCCGGGCGGAGGTCCTTCGTAAACTGGCCGATGCCTATAACAAGACCCGTCTGACCGGGCCGGTGAAGAAACTCTTTTCTGCCTGGTTTGGTTGGCGTCGCAACAGGTAA
- a CDS encoding TIGR04283 family arsenosugar biosynthesis glycosyltransferase produces MNSLTLSVIIPTLNEAEALPRLLTDIRRQTGVRLEVIVGDGGSRDGTQAAARAGGAMVVSARRGRGAQMNAAAAHARGVYLLFLHADSRLEDSRLLADALQSLREASWRTPLVAGHFALHFQRTTSGLGLSYRYMEAKTRLNRVNTTNGDQGLLLPRTWFAHVGGFDERLPFLEDQTMAETLRNQGKIITLPGTLVTSGRRFESEGFFPRYLSMGLIMVAYSTGLDDFFERLPQIYRLQHECGRLLLSPILRGFFATLFAGASFAAINRRVERIGTYLAQNCWQPFFFVDVLLQVLVRINRGPMLPLYDRLVAGRRPPMLIALLLGWGAVFLFGGMLMPLAWCWERGRQWWRARR; encoded by the coding sequence ATGAATTCGCTGACACTCTCCGTTATCATCCCCACCCTCAATGAAGCCGAGGCCCTGCCGCGACTTTTAACAGACATTAGACGCCAGACTGGTGTGCGCCTGGAGGTCATTGTTGGGGATGGAGGTTCCAGAGATGGAACCCAAGCGGCGGCTCGTGCAGGAGGTGCAATGGTTGTCAGCGCACGCAGGGGGCGGGGAGCTCAGATGAATGCTGCTGCCGCCCATGCCCGTGGTGTCTATCTCCTTTTTCTGCATGCCGATTCCCGACTTGAGGATTCCCGGCTCCTTGCTGATGCGCTCCAGAGCTTACGAGAGGCCAGCTGGCGCACACCGCTGGTTGCCGGGCATTTTGCGCTGCACTTTCAGCGGACCACCTCCGGCTTGGGGCTGAGTTACCGGTATATGGAGGCCAAAACACGGCTCAACCGAGTGAATACCACCAATGGTGATCAGGGCTTGCTCCTGCCCCGGACCTGGTTTGCGCATGTTGGCGGGTTTGATGAACGTCTGCCTTTTTTGGAAGACCAGACAATGGCGGAAACCCTGCGCAATCAAGGGAAGATCATTACTCTGCCGGGCACCTTGGTGACCTCGGGCAGGCGTTTTGAAAGCGAGGGATTTTTCCCGCGTTACCTGAGTATGGGGTTGATTATGGTGGCCTACTCCACCGGGCTTGATGATTTTTTTGAGCGGTTACCCCAGATCTATCGACTCCAGCACGAGTGCGGGCGACTGCTGCTCAGTCCCATCCTTCGAGGATTTTTTGCGACGCTCTTTGCGGGAGCCTCTTTTGCTGCAATCAACAGGCGCGTAGAGCGTATCGGTACTTATCTGGCCCAGAACTGCTGGCAGCCATTTTTCTTTGTGGATGTACTCCTACAAGTGTTGGTGCGGATAAACAGAGGGCCCATGCTGCCCCTCTACGACAGGTTGGTTGCAGGGCGGAGACCGCCCATGCTGATCGCTCTTCTTCTGGGGTGGGGCGCAGTCTTTCTCTTTGGGGGCATGCTGATGCCCCTTGCCTGGTGCTGGGAGCGGGGGCGGCAATGGTGGAGAGCACGGCGATGA